One stretch of Phocoena phocoena chromosome 10, mPhoPho1.1, whole genome shotgun sequence DNA includes these proteins:
- the RNF182 gene encoding E3 ubiquitin-protein ligase RNF182, whose amino-acid sequence MASQPPEDAAESQVSDELECKICYNRYNLRQRKPKVLECCHRVCAKCLYKIIDFGDSPRGVIVCPFCRFETCLPDDEVGSLPDDSNILVNLTCGGKGKKCLPENPTELLLTPKRLASLVSPSHASSNCLVITIMEVQRESSPSLSSTPVVEFYGPSSFDSATTMSHNWTLWNCTSLLFQTSIRVLVWLLGLLYFSSLPLGIYLLVSKKVTLGVVFVSLVPSSLVILMVYGFCQCVCHEFLDCLAPSS is encoded by the coding sequence ATGGCCAGTCAGCCGCCAGAGGATGCCGCTGAGTCTCAGGTCTCGGACGAGCTGGAGTGTAAGATCTGTTACAACCGGTACAACCTGAGACAGAGGAAACCCAAAGTGCTGGAGTGCTGTCACAGGGTGTGTGCCAAATGCCTCTACAAGATCATAGACTTCGGGGACTCCCCGCGCGGCGTCATCGTCTGCCCTTTCTGCAGGTTCGAGACATGCCTGCCGGATGACGAAGTCGGCAGCCTGCCCGATGACAGCAACATCCTCGTGAACTTGACTTGTGGTGGCAAAGGGAAGAAGTGCCTGCCCGAGAACCCCACGGAGCTGCTGCTGACCCCCAAGCGGCTGGCCTCTCTGGTCAGCCCTTCCCACGCGTCCTCCAACTGCCTGGTCATCACGATCATGGAGGTGCAGAGGGAGAGCTCACCGTCGCTCAGCTCCACGCCCGTGGTCGAGTTCTACGGGCCCTCCAGCTTCGACTCCGCGACCACCATGTCGCACAACTGGACCTTGTGGAACTGCACGTCCCTGCTCTTTCAGACGTCCATCCGGGTGTTGGTATGGTTGCTAGGTTTGCTGTACTTCAGCTCCTTGCCCTTGGGCATCTACTTACTGGTATCCAAGAAGGTCACCCTCGGGGTGGTCTTCGTCAGCCTCGTCCCTTCCAGCCTCGTCATCCTGATGGTATATGGCTTCTGCCAGTGCGTCTGTCACGAATTCCTAGACTGTTTGGCACCGTCCTCTTAA